The Neoarius graeffei isolate fNeoGra1 chromosome 12, fNeoGra1.pri, whole genome shotgun sequence genome window below encodes:
- the ccng2 gene encoding cyclin-G2, giving the protein MERAWKRSSTKGEKKKTEKTEELVQEKCPFNISGYFEITKRKPSLAMEAFRLMKELKLNLEQESQYLPKESGLKLIESNSEGKGISAKCRNAKVEDLWSLTSFFGYSTHTFVLAVNLLDRFLAMMKVQPKHLACISIGCLHIAAKVVEDKCDVSSTHELIRISQCTFTVSDLGRMEKIISEKLNFQFQAITALTFLHLYHAIVLSHTSSRKEVLSLDKLEAQLKACLCRIVFSKAKPSVLALSLIKQEIEAVQSADLFEIIQSIQRHLKISEMELQLWRGLVAQCLAQYSSPTCAKPNHRKLVWIVSRRTAKNLHSSYCGAPELPTIPEDGWSESDDWGEEMSSGEECLSSSLGSDGEGPYFPDHFQKKVGS; this is encoded by the exons ATGGAGAGGGCGTGGAAACGGTCATcaacaaaaggggaaaaaaaaaagactgagaaAACAGAAGAGCTGGTTCAAGAAAAATGTCCTTTTAATATTTCAG GTTACTTTGAGATAACCAAAAGAAAACCGAGTCTCGCCATGGAGGCCTTCAGGCTGATGAAGGAGCTGAAGCTGAACCTGGAGCAGGAGAGTCAGTATCTGCCCAAGGAGTCGGGACTGAAGCTGATCGAGTCCAACTCGGAG GGGAAGGGAATTTCTGCAAAATGTCGCAACGCCAAGGTGGAGGATCTCTGGAGCTTGACCAGTTTCTTTggctacagcacacacactttcGTCCTGGCTGTTAATCTGCTGGACAGATTTCTAGCTATGATGAAG GTTCAGCCCAAACATTTGGCTTGTATCAGCATTGGCTGCCTCCATATTGCTGCCAAAGTGGTGGAGGACAAGTGTGATGTGTCGTCAACACACGAGCTGATCCGCATCAGCCAGTGCACGTTCACAGTGTCGGACCTTGGGCGCATGGAGAAAATCATCTCTGAGAAACTCAACTTCCAGTTTCAAGCCATCACAGCCTTAACGTTCCTGCACCTGTACCATGCGATTGTCCTGTCGCATACCTCAAGCAG GAAAGAAGTCCTCAGTTTAGACAAGCTGGAAGCCCAGCTTAAAGCCTGCCTTTGCCGCATTGTATTCTCAAAAGCAAAA CCATCGGTGCTAGCTTTGTCACTCATAAAACAAGAGATCGAGGCTGTGCAGTCAGCTGACCTGTTTGAGATCATCCAGTCCATTCAGAGACACCTGAAg ATCTCAGAGATGGAGCTACAGCTCTGGAGAGGCCTGGTGGCTCAGTGCCTGGCGCAGTACTCCTCGCCTACATGCGCCAAACCCAATCACAGGAAGCTGGTGTGGATTGTGTCCCGGCGCACGGCCAAGAACCTGCACAGCAGCTACTGTGGTGCACCGGAGCTGCCCACGATCCCTGAAGACGGCTGGAGTGAGAG TGACGACTGGGGTGAAGAGATGAGCTCTGGGGAGGAGTGTCTCAGCAGTTCATTGGGCAGTGATGGAGAGGGGCCTTATTTCCCTGACCACTTTCAAAAAAAAGTCGGCTCCTGA